One Acanthochromis polyacanthus isolate Apoly-LR-REF ecotype Palm Island chromosome 6, KAUST_Apoly_ChrSc, whole genome shotgun sequence DNA segment encodes these proteins:
- the LOC127534566 gene encoding mucin-19-like isoform X1, giving the protein MLTQTAAGQTPAGQTSALAGQTSAGQTSAGQTSADQTSAGQTPAGQTPAGQTPAGQTSAGQTSAGQTSAGQTSADQTSAGQTPAGQTPAGQTSAGQTSAGQTPAGQTPAGQTPAGQTPAGQTSAGQTSAGQTSAGHTSAGQTSTGQTPAGQTPAGQTSAGQTSAGQTPAGQTSAGQTSAGQTPAGQTSAGQKSAGQTPAGQTSAGQTSAGQISASAGQTSAGQTSAGQTPAGQTPAGQTSAGQTSAGQTSAGQTSTGQTSAGQTPAGQTPAGQTPAGQTSAGQTSAGQTPAGQTPAGQTSAGQTSAGQTSAGQTPAGQTPAGQTPAGQTSTGQTSAGQTSAGQTPAGQTPAGQTPAGQTPAGQTPAGQTSAGQTSAGQTSAGQTPAGQTPAGQTPAGQTSAGQTSAGQTPAGQTPAGQTPAGQTSAGQTPAGQTPAGQTSAGQTSTGQTSAGQTSAGQTPAGQTPAGQTSAGQTLAGQTSAGQTSAGQTSAGQPSTSAGQTSVGHTSASAGQTSASAGQTSASAGQTSAGQTSEGQTSASAGQTSAGQTSEGQTSAGQTLAGQTSAGQTSVGQTSAGQTSAGQTSAGQPSTSAGQTSAGQTPAGQTSAGQTSAGQTSAGQTSAGQTPAGQTPAGQTSAGQTPAGQTSAGQTSAGQTSAGQPSTSAGQTSVGHTSASAGQTSTSAGQTSASAGQTSASAGQTSASAGQTSAGQTSEGQTSASAGQTSAGQTSEGQTSAGQTLAGQTSAGQTSVGQTSAGQTSAGQTSAGQTSAGQTSAGQTLAGQTSAGQTSAGQPSTSAGQTSAGQTPAGQTSAGQTSAGQTSAGQTSASAGQTSASAGQTSAGQTSAGQTPAGQTSAGQTSAPAGQTSSDQTSAGQTSAGQTSASAGQTSASAGQTSASEGQTSASAGQTSAGQTSAGQTSADQTSAGQTSAGQTSAGQTSAGQTSAGQTSAGQTSAGQTSAGQTSAGQTSASAGQTSAGQTWAGQTSASAGQTSAGQPSTSAGQTSVGHTSASAGQTSASAGQTSAGQTSEGQTSASAGQTSAGQTSEGQTSAGQTLAGQTSAGQTSVGQTSAGQTSAGQTSAGQTSAGQTSAGQTLAGQTSTGQTSVGQTSAGQTSAGQTSAGQPSTSAGQTSAGQTPAGQTSAGQTSAGQTSAGQTSASAGQTSASAGQTSAGQTSAGQTPAGQTSAGQTSAPAGQTSSDQTSAGQTSAGQTSASAGQTSASAGQTSASEGQTSASAGQTSASAGQTSASAGQTSAGQTSAGQTSADQTSAGQTSAGQTSAGQTSASAGQTSAGQTSAGQTSAGQTSAGQTSASAGQTSAGQTSAD; this is encoded by the exons ATGCTAACACAGACTGCAGCAGGTCAAACaccggcaggtcaaacatcagcattggcaggtcagacatcggcaggtcaaacatcggcAGGTCAGACATCAGCAGATcaaacatcggcaggtcaaacaccggcaggtcaaacaccggcaggtcaaacaccggcaggtcagacatcggcaggtcagacatcggcaggtcaaacatcggcAGGTCAGACATCAGCAGATcaaacatcggcaggtcaaacaccggcaggtcaaacaccggcaggtcagacatcggcaggtcagacatcggcaggtcagacaccggcaggtcaaacaccggcaggtcagacaccggcaggtcagacaccggcaggtcagacatcggcaggtcagacatcggCTGGTCAAACATCGGCGGGTCACACATCGGCGGGTCAGACATCGACTGGTCAGACACCGGCTGGTCAGACACcggcaggtcagacatcggcaggtcagacatcggcaggtcagacaccggcaggtcagacatcggcaggtcagacatcggcaggtcagacaccggcaggtcagacatcggcaggtcaaaaatcggcaggtcaaacaccggcaggtcagacatcggCGGGTCAAACATCGGCGGGTCAAATATCAGCATcggcaggtcagacatcggcaggtcagacatcggcaggtcagacaccggcaggtcaaacaccggcaggtcagacatcggcaggtcaaacatcggcTGGTCAAACATCGGCGGGTCAAACATCGACTGGTcaaacatcggcaggtcaaacaccggcaggtcagacaccggcaggtcaaacaccggcaggtcaaacatcggcaggtcagacatcggCTGGTCAGACACCGGCTGGTCAGACACcggcaggtcagacatcggcaggtcagacatcggcaggtcagacatcggCAGGTCAGACACCGGCAGGTCAAACACCGGCAGGTCAAACACCGGCAGGTCAGACATCGACTGGTcaaacatcggcaggtcaaacatcggcaggtcagacaccggcaggtcaaacaccggcag gtcaaacaccggcaggtcaaacaccggcaggtcaaacaccggcaggtcagacatcggcaggtcagacatcggcaggtcagacatcggcaggtcaaacaccggcaggtcaaacaccggcaggtcagacaccggcaggtcagacatcggcaggtcagacatcggCTGGTCAGACACCGGCTGGTCAGACACCGGCAGGTCAGACACcggcaggtcagacatcggCAGGTCAGACACCGGCGGGTCAAACACCGGCGGGTCAAACATCGGCGGGTCAAACATCGACTGGTcaaacatcggcaggtcaaacatcggcaggtcagacaccggcaggtcaaacaccggcaggtcagacatcggcaggtcaaacactggcaggtcaaacatcggcGGGTCAAACATCGGCTGGTcaaacatcggcaggtcaaCCATcaacatcggcaggtcaaacatcggTGGGTCATACATCagcatcggcaggtcaaacatcagcatcggcaggtcaaacatcagcatcggcaggtcaaacatcggcGGGTCAAACATCGGAAGGTCAAACATCagcatcggcaggtcaaacatcggcGGGTCAAACATCGGAAGGTCAAACATCAGCAGGTCAAACACTggcag GTCAGACATCGGCGGGTCAAACATCGGTGGGTCAAACATCGGCTGGTcaaacatcggcaggtcaaacatcggcaggtcaaCCATcaacatcggcaggtcaaacatcagCAGGTCAAACACcggcaggtcagacatcggCGGGTCAAACATCGGCGGGTcaaacatcggcaggtcaaacatcggcaggtcagacaccggcaggtcaaacaccggcaggtcagacatcggcaggtcaaacaccggcaggtcaaacatcggcGGGTCAAACATCGGCTGGTcaaacatcggcaggtcaaCCATcaacatcggcaggtcaaacatcggTGGGTCATACATCagcatcggcaggtcaaacatcaacatcggcaggtcaaacatcagcatcggcaggtcaaacatcagcatcggcaggtcaaacatcagcatcggcaggtcaaacatcggcGGGTCAAACATCGGAAGGTCAAACATCagcatcggcaggtcaaacatcggcGGGTCAAACATCGGAAGGTCAAACATCAGCAGGTCAAACACTGGCAGGTCAGACATCGGCGGGTCAAACATCGGTGGGTCAAACATcggcaggtcagacatcggcaggtcaaacatcggcaggtcagacatcggcaggtcaaacatcggcaggtcaaacactggcaggtcagacatcggcgggtcaaacatcggcaggtcaaCCATcaacatcggcaggtcaaacatcagCAGGTCAAACACcggcaggtcagacatcggCGGGTCAAACATCGGCGGGTCAAACATCGGCTGGTCAAACATCagcatcggcaggtcaaacatcagcatcggcaggtcaaacatcggcaggtcaaacatcggcaggtcaaacaccggcaggtcaaacatcggcTGGTCAAACATCAGCaccggcaggtcaaacatcgtCAGATcaaacatcggcaggtcaaacatcggcgggtcaaacatcagcatcggcaggtcaaacatcagcatcggctggtcaaacatcagcatcggaaggtcaaacatcagcatcggcaggtcaaacatcggcaggtcaaacatccGCAGGTCAGACATCGGCAGATCAGACATCGGCGGGTcaaacatcggcaggtcaaacatcggcaggtcagacatcggcaggtcaaacatcggcaggtcagacatcggcaggtcaaacatcggcaggtcagacatcggcaggtcaaacatcggcaggtcaaacatcagcatcggcaggtcagacatcggcaggtcaaacatgggcaggtcaaacatcagcatcggctggtcaaacatcggcaggtcaaCCATcaacatcggcaggtcaaacatcggTGGGTCATACATCagcatcggcaggtcaaacatcagcatcggcaggtcaaacatcggcGGGTCAAACATCGGAAGGTCAAACATCagcatcggcaggtcaaacatcggcGGGCCAAACATCGGAAGGTCAAACATCAGCAGGTCAAACACTGGCAGGTCAGACATCGGCGGGTCAAACATCGGTGGGTCAAACATcggcaggtcagacatcggcaggtcaaacatcggcaggtcagacatcggcaggtcaaacatcggcaggtcaaacactGGCAGGTCAGACATCGACGGGTCAAACATCGGTGGGTCAAACATCGGCTGGTcaaacatcggcaggtcaaacatcggcaggtcaaCCATcaacatcggcaggtcaaacatcagCAGGTCAAACACcggcaggtcagacatcggCGGGTCAAACATCGGCGGGTCAAACATCGGCTGGTCAAACATCagcatcggcaggtcaaacatcagcatcggcaggtcaaacatcggcaggtcaaacatcggcaggtcaaacaccggcaggtcaaacatcggcTGGTCAAACATCAGCaccggcaggtcaaacatcgtCAGATcaaacatcggcaggtcaaacatcggcgggtcaaacatcagcatcggcaggtcaaacatcagcatcggctggtcaaacatcagcatcggaaggtcaaacatcagcatcggcaggtcaaacatcagcatcggcaggtcaaacatcagcatcggcaggtcaaacatcggcaggtcaaacatcggcaggtcagacatcggCAGATCAGACATCGGCGGGTcaaacatcggcaggtcaaacatcggcaggtcaaacatcagcatcggcaggtcaaacatcggcaggtcagacatcggcaggtcagacatcggcaggtcaaacatcggcaggtcaaacatcagcatcggcaggtcaaacatcggcaggtcaaacatcagCAGATTAG
- the LOC127534566 gene encoding mucin-19-like isoform X19, translated as MLTQTAAGQTPAGQTSALAGQTSAGQTSAGQTSADQTSAGQTPAGQTPAGQTPAGQTSAGQTSAGQTSAGQTSADQTSAGQTPAGQTPAGQTSAGQTSAGQTPAGQTPAGQTPAGQTPAGQTSAGQTSAGQTSAGHTSAGQTSTGQTPAGQTPAGQTSAGQTSAGQTPAGQTSAGQTSAGQTPAGQTSAGQKSAGQTPAGQTSAGQTSAGQISASAGQTSAGQTSAGQTPAGQTPAGQTSAGQTSAGQTSAGQTSTGQTSAGQTPAGQTPAGQTPAGQTSAGQTSAGQTPAGQTPAGQTSAGQTSAGQTSAGQTPAGQTPAGQTPAGQTSTGQTSAGQTSAGQTPAGQTPAGQTPAGQTSAGQTPAGQTSAGQTSAGQTSAGQPSTSAGQTSVGHTSASAGQTSTSAGQTSASAGQTSASAGQTSASAGQTSAGQTSEGQTSASAGQTSAGQTSEGQTSAGQTLAGQTSAGQTSVGQTSAGQTSAGQTSAGQTSAGQTSAGQTLAGQTSAGQTSAGQPSTSAGQTSAGQTPAGQTSAGQTSAGQTSAGQTSASAGQTSASAGQTSAGQTSAGQTPAGQTSAGQTSAPAGQTSSDQTSAGQTSAGQTSASAGQTSASAGQTSASEGQTSASAGQTSAGQTSAGQTSADQTSAGQTSAGQTSAGQTSAGQTSAGQTSAGQTSAGQTSAGQTSAGQTSASAGQTSAGQTWAGQTSASAGQTSAGQPSTSAGQTSVGHTSASAGQTSASAGQTSAGQTSEGQTSASAGQTSAGQTSEGQTSAGQTLAGQTSAGQTSVGQTSAGQTSAGQTSAGQTSAGQTSAGQTLAGQTSTGQTSVGQTSAGQTSAGQTSAGQPSTSAGQTSAGQTPAGQTSAGQTSAGQTSAGQTSASAGQTSASAGQTSAGQTSAGQTPAGQTSAGQTSAPAGQTSSDQTSAGQTSAGQTSASAGQTSASAGQTSASEGQTSASAGQTSASAGQTSASAGQTSAGQTSAGQTSADQTSAGQTSAGQTSAGQTSASAGQTSAGQTSAGQTSAGQTSAGQTSASAGQTSAGQTSAD; from the exons ATGCTAACACAGACTGCAGCAGGTCAAACaccggcaggtcaaacatcagcattggcaggtcagacatcggcaggtcaaacatcggcAGGTCAGACATCAGCAGATcaaacatcggcaggtcaaacaccggcaggtcaaacaccggcaggtcaaacaccggcaggtcagacatcggcaggtcagacatcggcaggtcaaacatcggcAGGTCAGACATCAGCAGATcaaacatcggcaggtcaaacaccggcaggtcaaacaccggcaggtcagacatcggcaggtcagacatcggcaggtcagacaccggcaggtcaaacaccggcaggtcagacaccggcaggtcagacaccggcaggtcagacatcggcaggtcagacatcggCTGGTCAAACATCGGCGGGTCACACATCGGCGGGTCAGACATCGACTGGTCAGACACCGGCTGGTCAGACACcggcaggtcagacatcggcaggtcagacatcggcaggtcagacaccggcaggtcagacatcggcaggtcagacatcggcaggtcagacaccggcaggtcagacatcggcaggtcaaaaatcggcaggtcaaacaccggcaggtcagacatcggCGGGTCAAACATCGGCGGGTCAAATATCAGCATcggcaggtcagacatcggcaggtcagacatcggcaggtcagacaccggcaggtcaaacaccggcaggtcagacatcggcaggtcaaacatcggcTGGTCAAACATCGGCGGGTCAAACATCGACTGGTcaaacatcggcaggtcaaacaccggcaggtcagacaccggcaggtcaaacaccggcaggtcaaacatcggcaggtcagacatcggCTGGTCAGACACCGGCTGGTCAGACACcggcaggtcagacatcggcaggtcagacatcggcaggtcagacatcggCAGGTCAGACACCGGCAGGTCAAACACCGGCAGGTCAAACACCGGCAGGTCAGACATCGACTGGTcaaacatcggcaggtcaaacatcggcaggtcagacaccggcaggtcaaacaccggcag gtcaaacaccggcaggtcagacatcggcaggtcaaacaccggcaggtcaaacatcggcGGGTCAAACATCGGCTGGTcaaacatcggcaggtcaaCCATcaacatcggcaggtcaaacatcggTGGGTCATACATCagcatcggcaggtcaaacatcaacatcggcaggtcaaacatcagcatcggcaggtcaaacatcagcatcggcaggtcaaacatcagcatcggcaggtcaaacatcggcGGGTCAAACATCGGAAGGTCAAACATCagcatcggcaggtcaaacatcggcGGGTCAAACATCGGAAGGTCAAACATCAGCAGGTCAAACACTGGCAGGTCAGACATCGGCGGGTCAAACATCGGTGGGTCAAACATcggcaggtcagacatcggcaggtcaaacatcggcaggtcagacatcggcaggtcaaacatcggcaggtcaaacactggcaggtcagacatcggcgggtcaaacatcggcaggtcaaCCATcaacatcggcaggtcaaacatcagCAGGTCAAACACcggcaggtcagacatcggCGGGTCAAACATCGGCGGGTCAAACATCGGCTGGTCAAACATCagcatcggcaggtcaaacatcagcatcggcaggtcaaacatcggcaggtcaaacatcggcaggtcaaacaccggcaggtcaaacatcggcTGGTCAAACATCAGCaccggcaggtcaaacatcgtCAGATcaaacatcggcaggtcaaacatcggcgggtcaaacatcagcatcggcaggtcaaacatcagcatcggctggtcaaacatcagcatcggaaggtcaaacatcagcatcggcaggtcaaacatcggcaggtcaaacatccGCAGGTCAGACATCGGCAGATCAGACATCGGCGGGTcaaacatcggcaggtcaaacatcggcaggtcagacatcggcaggtcaaacatcggcaggtcagacatcggcaggtcaaacatcggcaggtcagacatcggcaggtcaaacatcggcaggtcaaacatcagcatcggcaggtcagacatcggcaggtcaaacatgggcaggtcaaacatcagcatcggctggtcaaacatcggcaggtcaaCCATcaacatcggcaggtcaaacatcggTGGGTCATACATCagcatcggcaggtcaaacatcagcatcggcaggtcaaacatcggcGGGTCAAACATCGGAAGGTCAAACATCagcatcggcaggtcaaacatcggcGGGCCAAACATCGGAAGGTCAAACATCAGCAGGTCAAACACTGGCAGGTCAGACATCGGCGGGTCAAACATCGGTGGGTCAAACATcggcaggtcagacatcggcaggtcaaacatcggcaggtcagacatcggcaggtcaaacatcggcaggtcaaacactGGCAGGTCAGACATCGACGGGTCAAACATCGGTGGGTCAAACATCGGCTGGTcaaacatcggcaggtcaaacatcggcaggtcaaCCATcaacatcggcaggtcaaacatcagCAGGTCAAACACcggcaggtcagacatcggCGGGTCAAACATCGGCGGGTCAAACATCGGCTGGTCAAACATCagcatcggcaggtcaaacatcagcatcggcaggtcaaacatcggcaggtcaaacatcggcaggtcaaacaccggcaggtcaaacatcggcTGGTCAAACATCAGCaccggcaggtcaaacatcgtCAGATcaaacatcggcaggtcaaacatcggcgggtcaaacatcagcatcggcaggtcaaacatcagcatcggctggtcaaacatcagcatcggaaggtcaaacatcagcatcggcaggtcaaacatcagcatcggcaggtcaaacatcagcatcggcaggtcaaacatcggcaggtcaaacatcggcaggtcagacatcggCAGATCAGACATCGGCGGGTcaaacatcggcaggtcaaacatcggcaggtcaaacatcagcatcggcaggtcaaacatcggcaggtcagacatcggcaggtcagacatcggcaggtcaaacatcggcaggtcaaacatcagcatcggcaggtcaaacatcggcaggtcaaacatcagCAGATTAG
- the LOC127534566 gene encoding mucin-19-like isoform X5 — translation MLTQTAAGQTPAGQTSALAGQTSAGQTSAGQTSADQTSAGQTPAGQTPAGQTPAGQTSAGQTSAGQTSAGQTSADQTSAGQTPAGQTPAGQTSAGQTSAGQTPAGQTPAGQTPAGQTPAGQTSAGQTSAGQTSAGHTSAGQTSTGQTPAGQTPAGQTSAGQTSAGQTPAGQTSAGQTSAGQTPAGQTSAGQKSAGQTPAGQTSAGQTSAGQISASAGQTSAGQTSAGQTPAGQTPAGQTSAGQTSAGQTSAGQTSTGQTSAGQTPAGQTPAGQTPAGQTSAGQTSAGQTPAGQTPAGQTSAGQTSAGQTSAGQTPAGQTPAGQTPAGQTSTGQTSAGQTSAGQTPAGQTPAGQTPAGQTPAGQTSAGQTSAGQTSAGQPSTSAGQTSVGHTSASAGQTSASAGQTSASAGQTSAGQTSEGQTSASAGQTSAGQTSEGQTSAGQTLAGQTSAGQTSVGQTSAGQTSAGQTSAGQPSTSAGQTSAGQTPAGQTSAGQTSAGQTSAGQTSAGQTPAGQTPAGQTSAGQTPAGQTSAGQTSAGQTSAGQPSTSAGQTSVGHTSASAGQTSTSAGQTSASAGQTSASAGQTSASAGQTSAGQTSEGQTSASAGQTSAGQTSEGQTSAGQTLAGQTSAGQTSVGQTSAGQTSAGQTSAGQTSAGQTSAGQTLAGQTSAGQTSAGQPSTSAGQTSAGQTPAGQTSAGQTSAGQTSAGQTSASAGQTSASAGQTSAGQTSAGQTPAGQTSAGQTSAPAGQTSSDQTSAGQTSAGQTSASAGQTSASAGQTSASEGQTSASAGQTSAGQTSAGQTSADQTSAGQTSAGQTSAGQTSAGQTSAGQTSAGQTSAGQTSAGQTSAGQTSASAGQTSAGQTWAGQTSASAGQTSAGQPSTSAGQTSVGHTSASAGQTSASAGQTSAGQTSEGQTSASAGQTSAGQTSEGQTSAGQTLAGQTSAGQTSVGQTSAGQTSAGQTSAGQTSAGQTSAGQTLAGQTSTGQTSVGQTSAGQTSAGQTSAGQPSTSAGQTSAGQTPAGQTSAGQTSAGQTSAGQTSASAGQTSASAGQTSAGQTSAGQTPAGQTSAGQTSAPAGQTSSDQTSAGQTSAGQTSASAGQTSASAGQTSASEGQTSASAGQTSASAGQTSASAGQTSAGQTSAGQTSADQTSAGQTSAGQTSAGQTSASAGQTSAGQTSAGQTSAGQTSAGQTSASAGQTSAGQTSAD, via the exons ATGCTAACACAGACTGCAGCAGGTCAAACaccggcaggtcaaacatcagcattggcaggtcagacatcggcaggtcaaacatcggcAGGTCAGACATCAGCAGATcaaacatcggcaggtcaaacaccggcaggtcaaacaccggcaggtcaaacaccggcaggtcagacatcggcaggtcagacatcggcaggtcaaacatcggcAGGTCAGACATCAGCAGATcaaacatcggcaggtcaaacaccggcaggtcaaacaccggcaggtcagacatcggcaggtcagacatcggcaggtcagacaccggcaggtcaaacaccggcaggtcagacaccggcaggtcagacaccggcaggtcagacatcggcaggtcagacatcggCTGGTCAAACATCGGCGGGTCACACATCGGCGGGTCAGACATCGACTGGTCAGACACCGGCTGGTCAGACACcggcaggtcagacatcggcaggtcagacatcggcaggtcagacaccggcaggtcagacatcggcaggtcagacatcggcaggtcagacaccggcaggtcagacatcggcaggtcaaaaatcggcaggtcaaacaccggcaggtcagacatcggCGGGTCAAACATCGGCGGGTCAAATATCAGCATcggcaggtcagacatcggcaggtcagacatcggcaggtcagacaccggcaggtcaaacaccggcaggtcagacatcggcaggtcaaacatcggcTGGTCAAACATCGGCGGGTCAAACATCGACTGGTcaaacatcggcaggtcaaacaccggcaggtcagacaccggcaggtcaaacaccggcaggtcaaacatcggcaggtcagacatcggCTGGTCAGACACCGGCTGGTCAGACACcggcaggtcagacatcggcaggtcagacatcggcaggtcagacatcggCAGGTCAGACACCGGCAGGTCAAACACCGGCAGGTCAAACACCGGCAGGTCAGACATCGACTGGTcaaacatcggcaggtcaaacatcggcaggtcagacaccggcaggtcaaacaccggcag gtcaaacaccggcaggtcaaacaccggcag gtcaaacatcggcGGGTCAAACATCGGCTGGTcaaacatcggcaggtcaaCCATcaacatcggcaggtcaaacatcggTGGGTCATACATCagcatcggcaggtcaaacatcagcatcggcaggtcaaacatcagcatcggcaggtcaaacatcggcGGGTCAAACATCGGAAGGTCAAACATCagcatcggcaggtcaaacatcggcGGGTCAAACATCGGAAGGTCAAACATCAGCAGGTCAAACACTggcag GTCAGACATCGGCGGGTCAAACATCGGTGGGTCAAACATCGGCTGGTcaaacatcggcaggtcaaacatcggcaggtcaaCCATcaacatcggcaggtcaaacatcagCAGGTCAAACACcggcaggtcagacatcggCGGGTCAAACATCGGCGGGTcaaacatcggcaggtcaaacatcggcaggtcagacaccggcaggtcaaacaccggcaggtcagacatcggcaggtcaaacaccggcaggtcaaacatcggcGGGTCAAACATCGGCTGGTcaaacatcggcaggtcaaCCATcaacatcggcaggtcaaacatcggTGGGTCATACATCagcatcggcaggtcaaacatcaacatcggcaggtcaaacatcagcatcggcaggtcaaacatcagcatcggcaggtcaaacatcagcatcggcaggtcaaacatcggcGGGTCAAACATCGGAAGGTCAAACATCagcatcggcaggtcaaacatcggcGGGTCAAACATCGGAAGGTCAAACATCAGCAGGTCAAACACTGGCAGGTCAGACATCGGCGGGTCAAACATCGGTGGGTCAAACATcggcaggtcagacatcggcaggtcaaacatcggcaggtcagacatcggcaggtcaaacatcggcaggtcaaacactggcaggtcagacatcggcgggtcaaacatcggcaggtcaaCCATcaacatcggcaggtcaaacatcagCAGGTCAAACACcggcaggtcagacatcggCGGGTCAAACATCGGCGGGTCAAACATCGGCTGGTCAAACATCagcatcggcaggtcaaacatcagcatcggcaggtcaaacatcggcaggtcaaacatcggcaggtcaaacaccggcaggtcaaacatcggcTGGTCAAACATCAGCaccggcaggtcaaacatcgtCAGATcaaacatcggcaggtcaaacatcggcgggtcaaacatcagcatcggcaggtcaaacatcagcatcggctggtcaaacatcagcatcggaaggtcaaacatcagcatcggcaggtcaaacatcggcaggtcaaacatccGCAGGTCAGACATCGGCAGATCAGACATCGGCGGGTcaaacatcggcaggtcaaacatcggcaggtcagacatcggcaggtcaaacatcggcaggtcagacatcggcaggtcaaacatcggcaggtcagacatcggcaggtcaaacatcggcaggtcaaacatcagcatcggcaggtcagacatcggcaggtcaaacatgggcaggtcaaacatcagcatcggctggtcaaacatcggcaggtcaaCCATcaacatcggcaggtcaaacatcggTGGGTCATACATCagcatcggcaggtcaaacatcagcatcggcaggtcaaacatcggcGGGTCAAACATCGGAAGGTCAAACATCagcatcggcaggtcaaacatcggcGGGCCAAACATCGGAAGGTCAAACATCAGCAGGTCAAACACTGGCAGGTCAGACATCGGCGGGTCAAACATCGGTGGGTCAAACATcggcaggtcagacatcggcaggtcaaacatcggcaggtcagacatcggcaggtcaaacatcggcaggtcaaacactGGCAGGTCAGACATCGACGGGTCAAACATCGGTGGGTCAAACATCGGCTGGTcaaacatcggcaggtcaaacatcggcaggtcaaCCATcaacatcggcaggtcaaacatcagCAGGTCAAACACcggcaggtcagacatcggCGGGTCAAACATCGGCGGGTCAAACATCGGCTGGTCAAACATCagcatcggcaggtcaaacatcagcatcggcaggtcaaacatcggcaggtcaaacatcggcaggtcaaacaccggcaggtcaaacatcggcTGGTCAAACATCAGCaccggcaggtcaaacatcgtCAGATcaaacatcggcaggtcaaacatcggcgggtcaaacatcagcatcggcaggtcaaacatcagcatcggctggtcaaacatcagcatcggaaggtcaaacatcagcatcggcaggtcaaacatcagcatcggcaggtcaaacatcagcatcggcaggtcaaacatcggcaggtcaaacatcggcaggtcagacatcggCAGATCAGACATCGGCGGGTcaaacatcggcaggtcaaacatcggcaggtcaaacatcagcatcggcaggtcaaacatcggcaggtcagacatcggcaggtcagacatcggcaggtcaaacatcggcaggtcaaacatcagcatcggcaggtcaaacatcggcaggtcaaacatcagCAGATTAG